The Salvia splendens isolate huo1 chromosome 21, SspV2, whole genome shotgun sequence genome includes a window with the following:
- the LOC121783993 gene encoding peroxidase 5-like, producing the protein MVTLSGAHSIGVSHCSSFAPRLYAFNATFAQDPSLDPGYAAFLKTRCPPPGSNNDPIVNNDVATPTILDNKYYSGLTERTGLLTSDQTLFESELTRQLVVDNVKYGAVWGKKFGAAMVKMGYIDVLTGNEGEIRNNCHFVNY; encoded by the exons ATGGTGACGCTCTCCGGGGCCCACTCCATCGGGGTCTCCCACTGCTCCTCCTTCGCCCCCCGCCTCTACGCCTTCAACGCCACCTTTGCTCAGGACCCTTCTTTGGACCCCGGATATGCCGCCTTTTTGAAGACCAG GTGCCCGCCTCCGGGAAGTAACAATGATCCTATTGTGAACAACGATGTTGCTACGCCTACAATTCTCGATAACAAGTATTACTCGGGGTTGACGGAGAGGACGGGTCTGCTGACCTCGGATCAGACGCTGTTCGAGAGCGAGCTGACGAGGCAGCTGGTGGTGGACAATGTCAAATATGGGGCGGTTTGGGGGAAGAAGTTTGGGGCGGCGATGGTGAAGATGGGGTATATAGATGTGCTCACTGGGAATGAGGGGGAGATTAGGAATAATTGCCattttgttaattactaa